The following coding sequences are from one Haploplasma axanthum window:
- a CDS encoding YcxB family protein, producing the protein MINKTRITKDFFKSFNKRNINKIKVYVIIMFVAMTILSISLYSDNKLLAIIIFSVAIIISIFFMFFYEKILLNQIVKNNDLIKNNAFYEYEFLKDNFTIKLVENNTNIGSITIDYEEVYKISESNNYLYIFVSKAVFYALNMDEMVNGQSSDLKKLLNKKVKKYKIRN; encoded by the coding sequence ATGATTAATAAAACTAGAATAACAAAAGATTTTTTTAAATCATTTAATAAAAGAAATATAAATAAAATTAAAGTTTATGTAATTATAATGTTTGTAGCAATGACAATTTTAAGTATAAGCTTATATAGTGATAATAAACTATTAGCAATTATTATCTTTAGCGTAGCAATTATAATTAGTATTTTCTTTATGTTTTTTTATGAAAAAATTTTATTAAATCAAATTGTCAAAAACAACGATTTAATAAAAAATAATGCATTTTACGAATATGAGTTCTTAAAAGATAACTTTACAATCAAACTAGTCGAAAATAATACCAATATTGGATCAATAACTATTGATTATGAAGAAGTTTATAAGATTTCTGAATCCAATAATTATTTATACATTTTTGTATCAAAAGCAGTTTTTTATGCATTAAATATGGATGAAATGGTAAACGGACAATCGAGTGATCTAAAGAAATTATTAAACAAAAAAGTAAAAAAATACAAGATTAGAAATTAG
- a CDS encoding DEAD/DEAH box helicase, whose protein sequence is MKYINEIEKMGFAKLTPIQTEIINNFNNKRNLVGVAPTGTGKTHAYLIPLIGNIDVTKDEVQAIIIVPTNELVNQVKRMVEPLSENIKIKSYDSKIDKGREIAWLDKYQPQLVISTPERLIDLSNNGLKINTSKYFVLDEADMMFDESFLKQIDLIIGRVSTAKFLLFSATITENMHMFIKKYFGVYDLIDTSKDHKLKIEHRLVKASLDNRIDTLNDLLRVLNPYLAIIFVSKKEDQTKIFDLLLDKGLSVTQLSSSLNQHQRKRVINDIIDLKYQYVVASDLAARGLDFDVSHVINYDLPYKLEFFKHRSGRTGRMEKEGIVITIVDNNDRNKVKRLEEMGFKFNEYRISSSEMIILSKEPKNKITNDELNAMKRIPKPKKVKPNYRKKNGDIVKSAKREVRRKNYAKNR, encoded by the coding sequence ATGAAATATATAAATGAAATAGAAAAAATGGGGTTTGCTAAACTAACTCCAATTCAAACAGAAATAATTAATAATTTTAATAACAAAAGAAACTTAGTTGGAGTAGCACCAACTGGTACAGGTAAAACTCATGCTTATCTAATACCTTTGATAGGTAACATTGATGTTACAAAAGATGAAGTTCAAGCAATCATAATTGTTCCTACAAATGAACTTGTTAATCAAGTTAAACGTATGGTTGAGCCGTTAAGTGAAAACATTAAAATAAAATCATATGATTCAAAAATTGATAAAGGAAGAGAAATTGCATGGTTAGATAAATATCAGCCACAGTTAGTCATTTCAACTCCTGAACGTTTAATTGATTTAAGTAATAATGGACTTAAGATTAATACTTCAAAATACTTTGTTTTAGATGAAGCTGACATGATGTTTGATGAATCATTTTTGAAACAAATTGATTTAATAATTGGCAGAGTATCAACTGCTAAATTTTTGTTATTTTCAGCGACAATTACTGAAAATATGCATATGTTCATAAAAAAATATTTTGGTGTATATGATTTAATTGACACATCAAAAGATCATAAACTTAAAATTGAACATCGACTGGTCAAAGCAAGCCTTGATAACCGAATTGATACATTAAATGATTTGCTTAGAGTTCTAAATCCGTATTTAGCAATAATTTTTGTTAGTAAAAAAGAAGATCAAACAAAAATCTTTGATTTGTTATTAGATAAAGGACTTAGTGTTACACAATTATCTTCAAGTCTTAATCAGCATCAAAGAAAAAGAGTAATAAATGATATTATTGATTTAAAATATCAATACGTTGTTGCTAGTGATCTTGCAGCACGCGGATTAGATTTTGATGTTAGTCATGTTATAAACTATGACTTACCTTATAAACTGGAATTCTTTAAACACCGTAGTGGTAGAACAGGAAGAATGGAAAAAGAGGGAATTGTTATAACTATTGTTGATAATAATGATCGAAATAAAGTTAAAAGACTTGAAGAAATGGGATTTAAATTTAATGAATATCGTATAAGTAGTAGTGAAATGATTATTCTTAGTAAAGAACCTAAAAATAAAATTACTAATGATGAATTAAATGCTATGAAAAGAATTCCAAAACCTAAGAAAGTTAAACCAAACTATCGTAAAAAGAATGGCGATATAGTCAAAAGTGCAAAAAGAGAAGTTAGGAGAAAAAATTATGCTAAAAATAGGTAG
- a CDS encoding deoxyribonuclease IV translates to MLKIGSHVSMKGTEMYEGSVNEALSFNETAFMVYTGAPQNTIRKKLEDLKIDEAVSLMNESNLSFDNVVVHAPYIINLANPDSEKRDFAVEFLTKEVERTSAMHVSQIVLHPGSAVGGDRRQAIVWIAEGVNRVINNTKELKVRIALETMAGKGNEVGKTFDELKEIINLIENKERVSVCFDTCHVHDAGYDVKNNFEEVIKEFDDKVGINKISVVHVNDSKNPIGAAKDRHENIGFGYIGFEALIKIIYHEKFTSIPKILETPYVDGFPPYKYEIEMIREKKFNENLKELIVKG, encoded by the coding sequence ATGCTAAAAATAGGTAGTCATGTTTCAATGAAAGGAACTGAAATGTATGAAGGATCAGTGAATGAAGCATTATCATTTAATGAAACTGCATTTATGGTATATACCGGTGCTCCACAAAATACAATAAGAAAAAAATTAGAAGATTTAAAAATTGATGAAGCAGTAAGCTTAATGAATGAAAGTAATTTGTCATTTGACAATGTTGTTGTTCATGCTCCATATATTATTAACTTAGCAAATCCAGATAGCGAAAAACGTGATTTTGCTGTTGAATTCTTAACAAAAGAAGTTGAAAGAACTAGTGCAATGCATGTTAGTCAAATTGTCCTACATCCTGGTAGTGCTGTTGGTGGAGATAGAAGACAAGCAATTGTTTGGATTGCTGAAGGTGTTAATAGAGTAATTAATAACACAAAAGAATTAAAGGTTAGAATTGCTCTTGAAACAATGGCAGGTAAAGGTAATGAAGTTGGTAAAACATTTGACGAATTAAAAGAAATAATCAATTTGATTGAAAATAAAGAACGCGTATCTGTTTGTTTTGATACATGCCATGTTCATGATGCTGGTTACGATGTTAAAAATAATTTCGAAGAAGTTATTAAAGAATTTGATGATAAAGTTGGAATAAACAAGATTAGTGTTGTCCATGTAAATGATAGTAAGAATCCAATAGGTGCTGCTAAAGATAGACATGAGAATATTGGTTTTGGATATATCGGATTTGAAGCGTTAATTAAAATTATTTATCATGAAAAATTTACTAGTATTCCAAAAATTCTTGAAACTCCATATGTTGATGGATTTCCACCATACAAATATGAAATTGAAATGATAAGAGAAAAAAAGTTTAATGAAAACTTAAAGGAATTAATCGTAAAGGGTTAA